The following is a genomic window from Desulfofarcimen acetoxidans DSM 771.
ATGGGTGGTTACAAGGTGCAGGGTAAGGATGAGACAGCCGCTGAAAAGCTTTTGTCTGATGCCAATGCCCTGGTTCAGGCAGGGGTGTTTTCCATTGTCTTAGAATGTGTGCCGGTTCCGCTGGCTAAGCTGGTTACAGAGTCGGTGCCGGTAACAACTATCGGGATTGGAGCAGGCCCTTTCTGTGATGGCCAGGTTTTAGTAACACATGATATGTTGGATATATATGGAAATAAGGCGCCTAAATTTGTTAAGCGGTTTGCCAGTCTTTACCAGATTATTATGGACGCTCTGTCAGCTTATAAGGAAGAAGTACAAAATGGTAGTTTTCCCAGTGCTGAATATGGGTTTAGTATGTCCAATGATGTTTTGGAAAAGATTAAAGGCCAATAAATGCTATGAAAGGGAGTTTACCCTGTGAAAACAATAAAAACCATAGCTGAAGCGAAAAAATTTTTAAAGCAGGCCAGGTTACAGGGCTTAACAATTGGTCTGGTTCCTACCATGGGGTATCTGCACGAAGGACACCTGACCCTGATGCGGGAGTGTAAAAAAAAGTGCGATTTGACGGTGGTCAGTATCTTTGTTAATCCTCTGCAGTTCGGACCCAAAGAGGATTTCAGCGGTTATCCCAGGGATTTGGGGAGAGATAGCTCACTGGCAGAAGGTGTGGGAGTTGATTTGCTTTTTTGTCCGGAACCGCAGGAAGTATACCCGGCCAATTACAGTACTTATGTGGACGTTGAGGGGTTAACCGGCGTACTGTGCGGTAAGTCCAGACCCGGTCATTTTCGTGGGGTAACTACTGTTGTTAATAAGTTATTTAATATTGTAAGGCCTGATTATGCTTTTTTTGGCCAGAAGGATGCGCAGCAGGTACTGGTGATTAAAAAGATGGTGCGTGATTTACTTATGGATTTGGAAATTATTACAGTACCTATTGTCAGGGAATCCGACGGTCTGGCATTAAGTTCCCGCAATGTTTATTTGAGTCGCGAAGAGCGCCGTGCTGCTTTGGTGCTGTCGCTTAGTTTAATTATGGCCCGGGATGCGGTGAAATCGGGAGAAAATAATGTTGCACTTTTAAAAGATAGGGTAAGACAAATGATCAGTGCGGAGCCTTTGGCCAGGATTGATTATGTGGAAATACTGAGTCTGCCGGATTTAGCTGAGATTAATTCGCTGGAAGCACCGGCTTTGCTGGCGCTGGCTGTTTTTTTTGGTAAAACCCGTTTGATAGATAATGTTGTGCTGGAATCATAAAGAGTTATGCCGCTGTTAAATGTCCTTTGCAGCAGCGCCAGATTAAACTTTGGAGGTATCGGGTTGTGTTTTTGACTATGTTTAAATCAAAAATTCACCGGGCAACAGTTACTGAGGCCAATCTTAACTATATGGGAAGCATTACTGTTGACCGGTCTTTGCTGGAAGCAGCCAATATTTTGCCCCATGAGAAGGTGCAAATAGTTAATAATAATAACGGTAACAGGTTTGAGACATATACTATTGCCGGTCCCAGGGATTCCGGTGTTGTTTGCCTTAACGGCGCGGCTGCCCGCATGGTGCAGCAAGGTGATACAGTCATTATTATTGCTTACACCATGCTTGATGCGGAAGAAGCTAAGACTTTTCAGCCGAGGATAGTATTTTTAGATGAGAAAAACCGGGTTGAACGGGTTGCCAATGGCGAAAACCATGGGGATATTGGGTAGGTTTGGGAATTAATTGATTGGTGAAAAGGGTTTTTATTGAGATGATTTAAGCCGTTTATTCTATTAACCGGGGATAAACGGTTTTTATCTTACTCCAGCAAATTATGCTTATGATGGATCTGTGTATAAGTTAAGGTTGGTAATGAATAATCTCCATCAAACTGAGTGCCTGTGGCTGTTCTAAAATCCAATTTTTCACTCAAAAAAATGTTCTAAATCAATCATTTTATCTCTTGAAAATCGGAATTTATATGTTGCATATTCCTTACCGTATACTAACCAATCCTCCGTGACACTGCCATAGCTAAGGAAGCGGACATAATAGCTTTGAGCAAATCAAAACCTACAAACGGTAAAAAAGCAATCTTTATAACTGACATTACCGGCATAGCTTTGCCTATGTAAAAATTGAAAATCAAATAAAAATAAGGCAAACCTATTGCATAAATTATAAATAGGCCCGCCAGCATCGCCATAAAGTAACAGCCAAAGCCGGATTTTTTACCCTCAAGAAGTTTACCAATAACGTAAGCAGCTGCGATAAAAGCTATTAAAAAGCCAAATGTCGGCTGCAATATATAAGCCGGGCCACCAAAAGGCGGCTTCTCAAAAACCGGTAGACCAATCAAACCCATCAGTACATATACCGATATGCTCATAGCACCTAAACGGGCTCCCAACAACCCACCGGCTAGCAGCACCACCAGGGGCTGCAGGCTAAAGGGAACAATGGCCGTTATACCAAACCTGCCTAAGACAGCTACAATGGCGGCCAAAGCCGCAAACATGCCCGCCAGTGCAATATCCCTGGCTGAAAACTTCATAACATTGCCTCCCCAATATTCATTGTTTATTCAACTCACATCACCCGAAACAAATTTTTTTATTTCCCCGTTATCAAGCTTCAATAAAAGCGCACCGTCACTATTCACATCCATCGACCAACCGGTATACACTTCATGCAAGGTTTTTACCGCTACCTGTCGATTCAAACTATTGCAGTGGCTTTTCCACTCCTCCAAAAGTTCGGGAAAACCACCCGCCAGCCAACTATCATAACAGGCTTCCAGCTCTTGAAGGACCTCCTGCACCAGTTTGACACGACTCACAGGCTTACCGGTTATCTCTGATAATGACGTCATCTGATGTGTTATTTGAGGCGGAATCAAATCCCCGGCAGAGGCCGTATTTATACCTATACCGACTACAATGTAATTTACCCGGTCAGCCTCAGCGCTCATTTCAGTTAAAATGCCGCAAAGTTTTTTCCCCTCATACTGCAAATCGTTAGGCCATTTTATTTCGGGAGCAATACCGCACACTTCACGTACAGCCCTCATCACTGCAACAGCAGTAATCATAGTCATCTGATAAACAATCTCAAGGCAGACCTGTGGCCTTAAAAGAACCGACATCCATATCCCCTTACCGTAAGGAGCATGCCAACTGCGCCCCAATCTGCCCCGTCCGCCTGTCTGCTCTTCCGCTATGACAAGCATGCCTTCAGCGGCAGTCAAGCCCGCTTCATGAGAAAGACCTTTAAATCCGGCCAACTCTTTGGCCTTATTATTAGTCGAATCTACTATTTCAAAATACCTGACATCCCTGCCCAGGCTCTTCGTTAACAGGCCAGACATTATTTCTTCCGGGTAAAGGCGGTCGGGTATTGCGGTTAAACAATAGCCTTTACTTGGCATAGATAAGATTTTATAACCCTCGTCCCGCAAAACTTGAATATGCTTCCAGACAGCCGTTCGGGAAACACCGAGTATTCGGCAAATCTCCTCGCCGGAAATGTAACTCTCCCGGTCAAACTTCAGCAATTCCAAAATCCTATTTTTCAAATATTTTCACTCCTTTGCCCTATTATAAAAGTTCCCCCTGCTCATTGTCAACCAAAAAACAGGTTGCGGTTAACACTAAGGAGCGACTTTAATTACAGAAGCCGCCCTATAATTCCATTTTCCCCAATAATCATCAAAATCCACCATCAGCTAATGCCAAAATACTGTCTGCTAATGGATGGTTAATTGTGGCAGTATTTTTACTCATCTTATAGATAATAAAACGAGAAAAATACAAAACACATTATGAAGAAAAATATGGACTTCATAATGTGTTTTGTATTTTAGTGAGTATTATCTCCTTCATCCCTTTTCAGGCCTTTGAGCAAAGAAACAGTGTTTTCTGCCTGGGATAGAAGAATGCTGCCTAGAAGGTCGAGCAGTTTAAAAATTTGTTGGTGTTTTACTTGGTAGTTTACCCTAAGACCGTCTTTCCTTGAGACTACGATATCAAGTTTTTTTAGTACAGCCAGATGTTGTGAAACATTTGACTGCTCAATGCCCAGGTCATCAATTATCTCACAAACGCATCTTTCTCCTTCGCGCAAGTTCTCTAGTATTTTTACACGGGTAGGATGTGCAAGTGCTTTTAAAATATCAGCTTTCATTTTAATAATATTTTCTTCCACTCTGAAAAGCGTCCCTTCGATTAAATTACTTTAGTTTAATATTTTAATATTTGCTTGTGCTATTGTCAATTAGTATAATCCGTAATACAATGATATATTGTTGCATCTAAGTTACTGCTTTGCTAAAATTAAACTTAGACCAAAAAATCTGTCTATTATGTTTATATACGGACATATAGATCATATATCCGCACATTTAGGTTAAATTATTGACAAGGGGATGGTGAAAATGCTTCTGGTGTTTGATGTTGGCAATACCAATATAGTCTTGGGCCTCTATTCTAAAAAGAAACTGCTGGAGAACTGGCGAATCTCCACTGACAGGGGTTGTACAGCAGATGAATACGGTATATTGGTAAGATCTTTGTTTGCCAGTTGCAGTATTCCTACGGGGGAAGTAAGAGCAATGGTGATATCTTCGGTTGTGCCTCCCCTAATGAGCACTTTGGAAGAGATGTCTAAAAAATATTTTAAAGTTGCGCCCTTGTTTGTTGGACCAGGCGTAAAAACCGGTATAGCAATTAAATACGATAATCCAAAAGAAGTGGGTGCTGATAGAATTGTTAATGCAGTAGCCGGTTATGAATTATACAGAGGACCCCTGGTAATAGTAGATTTCGGAACAGCAACGACCTTCTGTGCTGTTTCGGAAA
Proteins encoded in this region:
- the panC gene encoding pantoate--beta-alanine ligase is translated as MKTIKTIAEAKKFLKQARLQGLTIGLVPTMGYLHEGHLTLMRECKKKCDLTVVSIFVNPLQFGPKEDFSGYPRDLGRDSSLAEGVGVDLLFCPEPQEVYPANYSTYVDVEGLTGVLCGKSRPGHFRGVTTVVNKLFNIVRPDYAFFGQKDAQQVLVIKKMVRDLLMDLEIITVPIVRESDGLALSSRNVYLSREERRAALVLSLSLIMARDAVKSGENNVALLKDRVRQMISAEPLARIDYVEILSLPDLAEINSLEAPALLALAVFFGKTRLIDNVVLES
- the panD gene encoding aspartate 1-decarboxylase — its product is MFLTMFKSKIHRATVTEANLNYMGSITVDRSLLEAANILPHEKVQIVNNNNGNRFETYTIAGPRDSGVVCLNGAAARMVQQGDTVIIIAYTMLDAEEAKTFQPRIVFLDEKNRVERVANGENHGDIG
- a CDS encoding biotin transporter BioY, encoding MKFSARDIALAGMFAALAAIVAVLGRFGITAIVPFSLQPLVVLLAGGLLGARLGAMSISVYVLMGLIGLPVFEKPPFGGPAYILQPTFGFLIAFIAAAYVIGKLLEGKKSGFGCYFMAMLAGLFIIYAIGLPYFYLIFNFYIGKAMPVMSVIKIAFLPFVGFDLLKAIMSASLAMAVSRRIG
- a CDS encoding biotin--[acetyl-CoA-carboxylase] ligase, whose translation is MKNRILELLKFDRESYISGEEICRILGVSRTAVWKHIQVLRDEGYKILSMPSKGYCLTAIPDRLYPEEIMSGLLTKSLGRDVRYFEIVDSTNNKAKELAGFKGLSHEAGLTAAEGMLVIAEEQTGGRGRLGRSWHAPYGKGIWMSVLLRPQVCLEIVYQMTMITAVAVMRAVREVCGIAPEIKWPNDLQYEGKKLCGILTEMSAEADRVNYIVVGIGINTASAGDLIPPQITHQMTSLSEITGKPVSRVKLVQEVLQELEACYDSWLAGGFPELLEEWKSHCNSLNRQVAVKTLHEVYTGWSMDVNSDGALLLKLDNGEIKKFVSGDVS
- a CDS encoding ArsR/SmtB family transcription factor, translated to MEENIIKMKADILKALAHPTRVKILENLREGERCVCEIIDDLGIEQSNVSQHLAVLKKLDIVVSRKDGLRVNYQVKHQQIFKLLDLLGSILLSQAENTVSLLKGLKRDEGDNTH
- a CDS encoding type III pantothenate kinase; this encodes MLLVFDVGNTNIVLGLYSKKKLLENWRISTDRGCTADEYGILVRSLFASCSIPTGEVRAMVISSVVPPLMSTLEEMSKKYFKVAPLFVGPGVKTGIAIKYDNPKEVGADRIVNAVAGYELYRGPLVIVDFGTATTFCAVSEKGEYLGGAIAPGIGISAEALFSRAAKLSRVDIVKPELAIAKNTVNSMQAGIFYGFVGQVKELVRRIKQEMSGNPYVVATGGFAALIAQETDNIDKVDPFLTLTGLRIIYERNC